A genomic window from Syngnathus typhle isolate RoL2023-S1 ecotype Sweden linkage group LG18, RoL_Styp_1.0, whole genome shotgun sequence includes:
- the LOC133143180 gene encoding uncharacterized protein LOC133143180, whose protein sequence is MRDAADDGRGALQILRNYYQGKGKPRIISLYTELTSLQKSESESVTEYVIRAETAITALRNAGETLSDGLLVAMVLKGLPESFKPFAIHVTQRDETMQFSEFKTKMRSYEDTEKMRAEADDNVMNVRQRRARPDRPTDRGAERSAAEVVCFKCGLKGHMARACRRKLWCSHCKSSTHRDATCRRKQRVNRDDARRVHGETEDQDRDEYFFRVSEGAARVDVRGLMVDCGATSHIITDLAKFKRFDDGFQAETHCVELADGTRCKGVAERRGDAEVCLIDSTGRHLNATLRQALYIPSYPQDILSVKAATARGATVVFKEEKNVLIYQDGAVASDKAKEWVKAMDEEMHSLKENNTFTLTNLPEGKKAVGGRWVYAIKTDVDGSEKYKARYVAKGYSQKMGVDYGETFSPTANMTKPATKFKLAKFAGFMFGSN, encoded by the exons atgcgcgatgctgcagatgacgggcgaggggccctacagatcctaagaaactactatcaaggcaaaggcaagccacgcatcataagtctctacacagaactgacatcactacagaagtctgagagtgaaagtgtgaccgagtatgtgatccgggcagagaccgcaatcacagcgctgagaaatgccggtgagacattaagtgatggactattggtagcaatggtgttaaaaggtctgccggagtcctttaaaccatttgcaatccatgtcacacaacgtgatgaaacgatgcagttctctgaattcaaaacaaagatgcgcagttacgaggacacagagaagatgcgggctgaagcagatgataacgtgatgaacgtacggcagaggagagcgagacctgacagaccaactgacagaggagccgagaggagcgccgcggaggtggtgtgcttcaagtgcggcctgaagggccacatggccagagcctgccggcgtaaactgtggtgcagtcattgcaagagcagcacacaccgggacgcgacctgcaggcggaagcagcgcgtcaaccgggacgacgcacggagggtccacggggagactgaagaccaggaccgagacgagtacttcttccgagtgagcgagggggcagcaagagtcgacgtgagaggcctgatggttgactgcggggctacctcgcacatcatcacagacctggcaaaattcaagcggtttgatgacgggttccaggccgagacacactgcgtggagctggcggacggcacgcggtgcaagggcgtcgcggagcgccgaggtgatgcagaagtctgcctgatcgacagcacaggtagacacctgaacgcaacgctgaggcaggcgctgtacatcccatcctacccacaagacatcctatccgtgaaagcagctacggccaggggagccactgtggtcttcaaggaggagaagaacgtcctcatctaccaagacg gagctgtagcctcagataaggccaaagagtgggttaaagccatggatgaggaaatgcattcacttaaagaaaacaacacatttaccctgaccaatttgccagagggcaagaaagcagtggggggtagatgggtgtatgccattaaaacagatgttgatggttctgagaagtacaaggcccgatatgttgctaagggatatagccagaagatgggtgtggattatggggagacattttctcctacagctaatatgaccaagcctgcaacaaaatttaagttggcaaaatttgctggatttatgtttgggtctaactaa